In Pseudorca crassidens isolate mPseCra1 chromosome 16, mPseCra1.hap1, whole genome shotgun sequence, one DNA window encodes the following:
- the CLRN3 gene encoding clarin-3, whose amino-acid sequence MPTATKRLTFLTSFVTSLGALIVICSILTTQEWIRSTVVISETSSNGSVIITYGLFRGKSIQELNHGLAESDKNFEVLGTLSSSSPKTLHLVVILFLVLSLLTSLLSSVFTFYNSFSNPYQTFLGPMGVYTWNGLSASFIFISMVLFVGNTQSNHLSEELAQRLYPLYPAVTHQGTSHSYGYSFWLTLLVILLNVVTAVIIAFFQKARKQWKQEQKKPMEYAPRDGILF is encoded by the exons ATGCCTACGGCAACGAAAAGATTGACGTTCTTAACCAGCTTTGTCACAAGCTTGGGGGCTTTAATCGTAATTTGTTCTATTCTCACAACTCAAGAATGGATCCGCAGTACGGTTGTCATTAGTGAGACTTCTTCGAATGGTAGCGTGATTATCACCTACGGACTCTTTCGTGGGAAGAGTATTCAAGAATTGAATCATGGACTTGCAGAATCAGACAAAAATTTTGAAG TTTTAGGCACACTGAGCAGTTCTTCCCCAAAGACTCTGCACTTGGTGGTCATCCTGTTCCTGGTCCTTAGTTTGCTCACTTCGCTGTTGAGCTCTGTGTTCACCTTCTACAACAGCTTCAGCAACCCCTATCAGACGTTCTTGGGACCGATGGGGGTGTACACCTGGAACGGACTCAGCG CATCCTTCATATTCATAAGCATGGTGCTCTTTGTGGGGAACACACAATCCAATCATCTCTCAGAGGAGCTGGCCCAGAGGCTCTACCCACTTTATCCAGCAGTCACTCACCAAGGAACCTCCCACAGTTACGGATACTCATTCTGGCTCACCCTGCTCGTCATTCTTCTAAACGTAGTCACCGCGGTCATCATCGCCTTCTTCCAGAAGGCCAGAAAGCAGTGGAAGCAGGAGCAGAAAAAGCCCATGGAATATGCCCCAAGGGATGgaattttattctga